ATCGGTCGATCTCTCCCAGGACCAGGTCCAACGACCCGATCGTCGCACACAGATCGCTGATCATCTGACCGGGCCCGATCTTCTCGATCACGTGAAGATTGTGGAACGCCGGGCTGCGGGTCTTGGCCCGGAAGGGTTCGGGGCCGCCGTCGCTGATCACGTGGAAGCCCATCTCGCCCTTCGGGGCTTCGGTGCGCACGAAGATCTCGCCGGGCGGGATCTTCAGCGTGCGCGGCATCTTCGCCATGACCTCGCCGTCGCTCGGCAATTGCGCGAGCGCCTGCTCGATGATCCGCACGCTCTGGGCCATTTCTTCCATGCGGACCCAGTAGCGGTCCCAGCAGTCGCCCAGGGTGCCCACGGCCCCCGTACCGACCGGGACGTCGAAGTCGAAGCGGTCGTAGATCGAATAGGTCTCGTCGCGGCGCAGGTCCCAATCGACGCCGGCGCCGCGGAGCACCGGTCCGGTGCAGCCGTAGTCGATGGCCGTGTCGCGGTCGACGACTCCGACATTGGCGGTACGCTCGACGAAGATCTTGTTCTCGGTGAGCAAGCGGTTGTACTCGTCGAGCTTCTTCGGGAACAGCTTCACGAAGAGCTCGATCTCCTCGATGGCGTCGGGGGGGATGTCCCACTTCACCCCGCCGATGTCGTAGTAGCTGTACATCAACCGGGCGCCGCAGACCTTCTCGAAGATGTTCAGGATCGCCTCGCGCTCACGCATGGCGTAGAAGAAGGGCGTCAGCGCGCCGACGTCGAGACCGTAGGTCCCGAAGGCGATCAGATGGCTCGCGATCCGGTTCAGTTCACCGATGATCACGCGCACGTATTCGGCGTACTCGGGGACCTCCACGCCGATCCCGGTCGACTCCATGAGCTTCTCGACCGCGTAGCACCAACCCCAGTTGCAGTTCATGGCCGCCAGGTAGTCCATGCGATCGGTGTAGATCACGTACTGATGATACGTGTTCCCCTCGGCGATCTTCTCCGCACAGCGATGCAGGTAGCCGATATAGGGCGTCACCGAGTGGACCATCTCGCCATCGGTGGTGATGAACAGCCGGAGCACGCCGTGGGTCGACGGGTGCTGCGGACCCATGTTGATGTGCAGGAGTTCGCTCTTGATCGGCTTGGCTCGATCGCCGATGGGGGTCGCGGTCTCGAACCTCACGTTGGAATCACTCACTGCGCGTCGCCTCCGTTCCTCGACGCCTCGGCTTCCGCTTCCTGCTGCTGACGCACCGAGAGGGGCAACCCCTCGAGCGGCACGTCGTGGTAGCGGGCCGGCATCTCGTAGTCCTTGCGCAGGGGGTGGCCTACCCAGTCCTCCGGAAGAAGGATCCGGCGCAGATCGGGGTGGCCTTCGAATTCGATCCCGTACATGTCGTAGGTCTCACGCTCGCCCCACAGGGCCGTGGACCAGACCGAGGTCACCGTCTGCACGACGGGTGTCTCACGCGGAACACGCGCCCGCAGGGTCAGCAGCTCGCGCGTCGAGAAGTTCTGCACGTGGTAGACCACACTGAAATCGCCGGTGGCGGGCTCGGTGACCGCCTCGACCGAGCCGTCCTCGGCGTACTTGGCGATCTTGCGGTGCTTGCCCTTGCCGTTGTCGTCGTAGCCTTCGTGATCGACGCCCGACACGTTCAGCAGGCGATCGAAGCCCAGCTCCTGATGGAGGCAGCGCGCCACGTCGCCCACCAGATCCGCGCGCACCGTGATCGACGGTTGGACCGACTCGGTGTCGACGACGACCACCGCGTCGTGACGGACCACGTCGTGCAGGCGGTCGACGATCGTCTGGAGATCCATGGCCATGGCTACTCCGGGATCTTGTGGATGTAGTCGTCGACCCACTTCGGCTTGACCAGGCGGTCGCCCTTGCGGCCGCGGATCTTGTCCTGCAGTCGCATGAGACCGTCGAGCAGCACCTCGGGCCGCGGCGGACAACCCGGAACGTAGACGTCGACGGGAACCATCATGTCGACACCCTTGACCACGTGATAGCCGTACTTGAAGTAGGGACCACCGCCGATGGCACAACTGCCCATGGCGATCACCCACTTGGGGTCGGGCATCTGGTCGTACAGACGCTTCAGACGCGTGGCCATCTTCGCGGTGACCGTGCCCGACACGATCATCAGGTCGGTCTGCCGCGGCGTGGCGCGCATGGCACCGGCTCCGAAGCGGTCGAAGTCGTAGCGAGTCCCCGCGGCGGACATCATCTCGATCGCGCAGCAGGCCAGGCCGAAGGTCATGGGCCAGATACTCGAGAGCTGACCCCAACGGAACAGGTCCTCGAGCTTCGCGAGCACCACGTTGCCGCTGCTCGGTTCGGCCACCTGTTGGAGCTGCTCGTCGACGTCGAAGTCGAGAAGGTTCTCGCGGTCGTCACCGATCCGGTCGCCGACGACGTTGAAGGCGGGTTCGGGTTGCGTGCGCGGAGACTTTCGATCAGCGGACATCTGCGCCCTCCAGTTCGCGTTCACCGCCGACCGGACCCGTCCGTCCCGGCGAGCTGAAGCGCGACAGGGGCCGCAGCTCTTCGCGCTCGCGCGGTGCCAGGACCTTCACCCAGTCCAGATCGCCCTTCCGCCACACGTAGGCCAGGCCCAGCACGAGGATGGCGACGAAGATCGCCATTTCCGCGAAGGCCAGCACGCCGATCTCGGTGAGCATGTCGTTGAACGCGACCGCCCATGGAATCATGAAGATCAGCTCGACGTCGAAGATGATGAAGAACAGCGCGACCAGGTAGAACCGGATGTTGAACCGGACCCACGGAGATCCCTCGGCTTCTTCACCGCACTCGTAGACCCGCTGCTTGAAGTCGTACAGCCGCTTCGGCCGCAGCAGCTGGGAGATCGCCTGGGTCACGAGGATCAGCCCGACACCCAGACACAGGAAGACGAAGACGGTCGCGAAGTGCGTCAGCACCTTCGGCTCCAGCGGTTGGTAGGGCGCGCGGCCCAGCGTTCGGATCGCGGATGGCCGGCGTTGGGAGGGGGACGTGAAGCGGTGTCCGGGAAACCGGAATGGATCCGGACCCGCGAATCACGGCCAAACCCTACGCACAATGGCGTTTCCTGTCAGGAGGAAGAGCGTCCTAGACTTGTGATCTGTCCTTCGATGGTTCTATGATCATCGAACTGTGATGTGCGTGTTCAGGGGAATCGAACTTCCGGAAACGGGGAGCGACCGGCGTGACCGGCGAAGCGACGCAGGAACTGGCCGCCCGATTCAAGGCCCTGGGCGATGCGACCCGACTGCGGATCCTGGGTCTGTTGGCCCGCCGTGCCCGCCACGGCGAAGAGCTGGCCGCAGCCCTCGAGATCTCCCCGTCGACGGTGAGTCATCACCTGAAGCTGTTGCGGCAGGCCGGCATGGTCTCGATCACCCGCGAGAACCCCTACGTGCTGTTCCGCCTGCGCCCGGAAACCCTTCGGGCCGTGGGGTCCTTGCTCGAGGACCCCTACGATCTGGCCGACACCCTCGACCTGCCGCGCGAAGAATCCGTGGACGATGACCACGTCGGTCCGTGGTTGGACGAGCGCGGTCGTCTTCGCGAACTCCCGACCCACCGTCTGCACCGGCAGACGGTGCTCCGGTGGGTCCTCGACCAGCTCGATCCCGCGCGCTTCTACGCAGAGGCCGAACTCCGGCTGGCCCTCGACGCCATCGCCTCCGAACCCGACGCCCTGCGCGACC
This portion of the Candidatus Krumholzibacteriia bacterium genome encodes:
- a CDS encoding NADH-quinone oxidoreductase subunit D, giving the protein MSDSNVRFETATPIGDRAKPIKSELLHINMGPQHPSTHGVLRLFITTDGEMVHSVTPYIGYLHRCAEKIAEGNTYHQYVIYTDRMDYLAAMNCNWGWCYAVEKLMESTGIGVEVPEYAEYVRVIIGELNRIASHLIAFGTYGLDVGALTPFFYAMREREAILNIFEKVCGARLMYSYYDIGGVKWDIPPDAIEEIELFVKLFPKKLDEYNRLLTENKIFVERTANVGVVDRDTAIDYGCTGPVLRGAGVDWDLRRDETYSIYDRFDFDVPVGTGAVGTLGDCWDRYWVRMEEMAQSVRIIEQALAQLPSDGEVMAKMPRTLKIPPGEIFVRTEAPKGEMGFHVISDGGPEPFRAKTRSPAFHNLHVIEKIGPGQMISDLCATIGSLDLVLGEIDR
- a CDS encoding NADH-quinone oxidoreductase subunit C, with amino-acid sequence MAMDLQTIVDRLHDVVRHDAVVVVDTESVQPSITVRADLVGDVARCLHQELGFDRLLNVSGVDHEGYDDNGKGKHRKIAKYAEDGSVEAVTEPATGDFSVVYHVQNFSTRELLTLRARVPRETPVVQTVTSVWSTALWGERETYDMYGIEFEGHPDLRRILLPEDWVGHPLRKDYEMPARYHDVPLEGLPLSVRQQQEAEAEASRNGGDAQ
- a CDS encoding NADH-quinone oxidoreductase subunit B family protein: MSADRKSPRTQPEPAFNVVGDRIGDDRENLLDFDVDEQLQQVAEPSSGNVVLAKLEDLFRWGQLSSIWPMTFGLACCAIEMMSAAGTRYDFDRFGAGAMRATPRQTDLMIVSGTVTAKMATRLKRLYDQMPDPKWVIAMGSCAIGGGPYFKYGYHVVKGVDMMVPVDVYVPGCPPRPEVLLDGLMRLQDKIRGRKGDRLVKPKWVDDYIHKIPE
- the ndhC gene encoding NADH-quinone oxidoreductase subunit A, which codes for MLTHFATVFVFLCLGVGLILVTQAISQLLRPKRLYDFKQRVYECGEEAEGSPWVRFNIRFYLVALFFIIFDVELIFMIPWAVAFNDMLTEIGVLAFAEMAIFVAILVLGLAYVWRKGDLDWVKVLAPREREELRPLSRFSSPGRTGPVGGERELEGADVR
- a CDS encoding metalloregulator ArsR/SmtB family transcription factor is translated as MTGEATQELAARFKALGDATRLRILGLLARRARHGEELAAALEISPSTVSHHLKLLRQAGMVSITRENPYVLFRLRPETLRAVGSLLEDPYDLADTLDLPREESVDDDHVGPWLDERGRLRELPTHRLHRQTVLRWVLDQLDPARFYAEAELRLALDAIASEPDALRDLLVDAGFLRKSGSVYRVVETAGTE